The following coding sequences are from one Halobacteria archaeon AArc-dxtr1 window:
- a CDS encoding PadR family transcriptional regulator translates to MNDLTGFQRDLLYVIAGADQPSGQDVKEDAEAYYEGEINHGRLYPNLDTLVNKELVEKGQLDRRTNYYAITDAGKQTLQERREWEEQYVDV, encoded by the coding sequence ATGAACGACCTCACCGGCTTCCAGCGTGATCTCCTGTACGTGATTGCAGGTGCCGACCAGCCATCGGGCCAAGACGTGAAAGAAGATGCTGAGGCGTACTATGAGGGGGAAATCAACCATGGTCGGTTGTATCCGAACCTCGACACACTCGTGAATAAAGAGTTGGTCGAGAAAGGGCAACTTGATCGGCGGACGAACTACTACGCTATTACCGACGCGGGAAAACAGACTCTCCAGGAGCGACGGGAGTGGGAAGAGCAATACGTTGACGTTTGA
- a CDS encoding alkaline phosphatase family protein: MTSTRICLIDAVGLTPELIGDHTPVLQSMAEEEGGSGAQPLEGVTPAVTLTPQASVLTGTEPAEHGAVANGWLYDTQEIRVWQQARQLMQGETIYEAATEEFGDSFTTALIFSWFSQGALDADYRVIPKPWYGSDGSKEFDIHGAPGSYVEDLKDDLGEFPFHTFWGPQSGPDASEWIADATAKTLRERQPNLTISYLPVLDYPFQKYGPDHRKSREALATLDEYVGRIREAAEETDTKLVLFSEYGITPVSRPVHLNRLFREQGWLEVRYGPFGEQLDVHQSEVFAVADHQVAHVYVRDPDQIPAVKSLLSEVDGVGEVWGEAEKEEHGLDHPRSGELVALAERDSWFTYYFWFNDDRAPDYARSVAIHDKPGYDPVEMFYDPELRFPKLKAAAILAKKKLGFRYRMSLIPLDASLIEGSHGLPPASPEEGPVLLSPDLRAPEEPAMTDIKPWLLEQYRS, from the coding sequence ATGACGTCGACGCGTATCTGTCTGATCGACGCCGTCGGCCTCACGCCGGAACTAATCGGCGACCACACGCCGGTCTTACAGTCGATGGCTGAGGAGGAGGGTGGAAGCGGCGCGCAGCCACTGGAGGGGGTTACCCCGGCCGTCACGCTCACCCCACAGGCATCGGTCCTGACTGGTACGGAGCCAGCCGAGCACGGTGCCGTCGCCAACGGCTGGCTGTACGACACCCAGGAGATCCGCGTCTGGCAGCAGGCGCGCCAGTTGATGCAGGGGGAAACGATCTACGAGGCGGCAACCGAGGAGTTCGGCGACTCGTTTACCACCGCGCTGATCTTCTCGTGGTTCAGCCAGGGCGCACTCGACGCCGACTATCGGGTGATCCCGAAGCCGTGGTACGGGTCCGACGGCAGCAAAGAGTTCGACATCCACGGCGCGCCGGGCTCGTACGTAGAGGACCTGAAGGACGACCTCGGGGAGTTCCCGTTCCACACGTTCTGGGGACCACAGTCGGGTCCCGACGCCTCCGAGTGGATCGCCGACGCGACGGCGAAGACGCTCCGGGAGCGCCAGCCCAATCTGACGATCTCGTACCTGCCGGTGCTCGACTACCCGTTCCAAAAGTACGGACCGGATCACCGAAAGTCCCGCGAGGCGCTCGCGACGCTCGACGAGTACGTCGGACGGATCCGCGAGGCGGCCGAGGAAACCGACACGAAGCTCGTGCTGTTCTCGGAGTACGGCATCACGCCTGTCTCCCGGCCGGTTCACCTGAACCGGCTGTTCCGCGAACAGGGCTGGCTGGAGGTGCGGTACGGACCGTTCGGTGAGCAACTCGACGTCCACCAGTCGGAGGTGTTCGCCGTCGCAGACCACCAGGTCGCCCACGTCTACGTCCGGGATCCCGACCAGATTCCGGCGGTGAAGTCCCTCCTCTCCGAGGTCGACGGCGTCGGCGAGGTCTGGGGTGAGGCGGAAAAGGAAGAACACGGCCTCGATCACCCACGATCCGGAGAGCTGGTCGCGCTGGCCGAACGCGACAGCTGGTTTACCTACTACTTCTGGTTCAACGACGACCGCGCGCCCGACTACGCACGGAGCGTCGCAATCCACGATAAGCCCGGCTACGACCCGGTCGAGATGTTCTACGATCCGGAGCTTCGCTTCCCGAAGCTCAAGGCGGCCGCCATCCTGGCGAAAAAGAAGCTCGGGTTCCGCTATCGGATGAGCCTGATTCCGCTCGACGCCTCGC
- a CDS encoding xanthine dehydrogenase family protein molybdopterin-binding subunit, with translation MSQEMAKTVFGSEVERKEDPELISGDAQYIDDISEPGMVHISILRSQYGHAKINGIDTSAAEDVEGVLDVLTAEDFEEAALPTPNNIPVIWHFPEEDIPEEFWKRVIVGDTVRYQGEAIAVVVAEDRYVAYNARDRIEVDYERLDVVTDPYEALADDAPALHEGAEDNVVFDWEEGDAEQSEAVFEDADHTFEIELPSQRILPTSIETRGAIAKYNKSSEKLTVQMTSQNPHLHRNLLSRVLELPENKIQVIAPHVGGGFGSKIYHYADEAIASWLAMYLERPVKWIAPRSETSQTDAHGRGLAQKGELAIDSDGSVRGVRVDGVVDVGAYVSCLLPALPTDEYWGVFSGPYDFDTAHCRIRGVLTNAAPVDAYRGANLSDAAHLLERLLDTAARELDIDPVEIRRRNFVPEDAFPFETVTGMLYDSGAYEKALDKAVELVEYDELRERQAELREEDRYLGIGIASFIEMSGLGPSDICGMLGAKTGYWENSTIRVHPEGTVTAYCGTSGHGQGHETTFAQIVSDKLGVPYDDIEVIEGDTDQIAHGQGTYASRSGPVGGGAIAQGADKVVEKGRRIVAHQLEASEQDIEFEDGEFHVRGAPERSMTFKEVAATAYLAHDLPDDLEPGLEESAFYDPENLTFPFGTHIVVVEVDPDTGEVAFEKYVGVDDCGEQINPQIVEGQVQGGTAQGIGQAMYEEVLYDKNGNLLNGTLQDYTAPKTVQIPEMELESTVTPSPHNPIGVKGVGEAGTIAAPPAIVNAIVDALEPFGVDHVDMPATEERVWRAVQEATSDGE, from the coding sequence ATGAGTCAAGAGATGGCGAAAACCGTGTTCGGATCTGAGGTAGAGCGAAAGGAAGACCCGGAACTCATTAGCGGCGATGCACAGTATATCGATGATATTTCGGAGCCAGGAATGGTCCACATCTCCATCCTCCGAAGTCAATACGGGCACGCCAAAATCAACGGAATCGATACGAGCGCAGCTGAGGATGTTGAGGGCGTACTGGATGTATTAACGGCAGAGGATTTTGAAGAGGCCGCGTTACCAACCCCCAACAACATTCCAGTCATTTGGCACTTCCCTGAGGAGGATATTCCCGAGGAGTTCTGGAAACGAGTAATCGTTGGAGATACAGTCCGATACCAAGGGGAAGCGATTGCAGTAGTCGTTGCTGAAGACCGATACGTCGCGTACAATGCGCGTGACCGTATCGAAGTCGATTACGAACGGTTAGACGTTGTAACCGACCCGTACGAGGCGCTGGCAGATGACGCACCAGCCCTTCACGAGGGAGCAGAAGACAACGTCGTATTCGATTGGGAGGAAGGGGACGCAGAGCAATCGGAGGCTGTTTTCGAGGACGCAGACCACACGTTCGAGATCGAGTTACCGAGTCAGCGTATTCTTCCGACGTCGATCGAGACTCGCGGTGCGATTGCGAAGTACAATAAATCGAGTGAGAAGTTAACGGTGCAGATGACGAGCCAGAATCCGCATCTCCATCGAAATCTGCTCTCCCGGGTGTTGGAATTGCCGGAGAACAAGATCCAGGTTATCGCTCCGCACGTCGGCGGCGGGTTCGGGAGTAAGATCTACCACTACGCAGACGAAGCGATCGCTTCCTGGCTTGCGATGTATCTCGAACGGCCGGTGAAGTGGATCGCGCCGCGTTCGGAGACGAGTCAGACCGACGCACACGGTCGCGGATTAGCACAAAAAGGTGAACTCGCCATCGATAGCGACGGGTCGGTGCGCGGAGTTCGTGTCGATGGCGTTGTCGACGTCGGGGCGTACGTTTCTTGCTTGCTCCCTGCGCTACCGACTGACGAGTACTGGGGTGTGTTCTCCGGTCCGTACGATTTCGACACGGCTCACTGCCGGATCCGTGGCGTGCTGACGAACGCAGCACCGGTAGACGCGTACCGAGGCGCGAATCTCTCAGATGCTGCACACCTGTTAGAACGGTTACTTGATACCGCTGCCCGCGAACTGGATATCGACCCCGTCGAAATCCGTCGGCGGAATTTCGTTCCCGAAGATGCGTTTCCGTTTGAAACGGTAACTGGGATGCTCTACGATAGCGGAGCGTATGAAAAGGCGCTCGACAAAGCGGTGGAGTTGGTCGAGTACGACGAGTTACGGGAGCGCCAGGCGGAGCTCCGCGAAGAAGACCGGTATCTCGGGATCGGGATCGCGTCGTTCATCGAGATGTCGGGGCTTGGTCCCTCCGACATTTGTGGGATGCTCGGTGCGAAAACCGGCTACTGGGAGAACAGTACAATCCGTGTCCATCCGGAAGGGACAGTGACCGCGTATTGCGGCACCTCCGGGCACGGACAGGGCCACGAAACGACGTTCGCACAGATCGTCTCGGATAAACTCGGTGTCCCGTACGACGATATCGAAGTTATAGAGGGCGATACGGATCAAATCGCACACGGGCAGGGGACGTACGCGTCTCGAAGCGGCCCTGTCGGCGGTGGTGCGATAGCGCAAGGTGCGGACAAAGTCGTTGAGAAGGGACGCCGAATCGTTGCCCACCAGTTAGAAGCGAGCGAACAAGACATCGAGTTCGAAGATGGTGAGTTCCATGTTCGAGGCGCTCCAGAGCGATCGATGACGTTCAAAGAGGTCGCAGCCACCGCGTATCTCGCTCATGATCTCCCCGATGACCTCGAACCCGGGCTGGAAGAGTCAGCGTTTTACGACCCTGAAAACCTGACGTTCCCCTTCGGAACGCATATTGTCGTCGTCGAGGTCGATCCCGATACGGGTGAAGTAGCCTTCGAAAAGTACGTTGGCGTCGACGATTGTGGCGAGCAGATCAATCCACAAATCGTGGAGGGGCAGGTCCAAGGCGGGACTGCGCAGGGCATCGGCCAGGCGATGTACGAAGAGGTGCTGTACGACAAGAACGGAAACCTGCTCAACGGGACGCTTCAGGATTATACGGCCCCGAAGACAGTTCAAATCCCGGAGATGGAACTCGAAAGCACTGTCACACCGTCACCGCACAACCCGATCGGTGTAAAAGGCGTCGGGGAAGCCGGAACGATCGCGGCACCGCCTGCAATCGTGAACGCAATTGTCGACGCTCTCGAGCCATTCGGTGTCGATCACGTCGATATGCCGGCCACTGAAGAGCGTGTCTGGAGAGCAGTCCAGGAAGCAACCAGCGACGGGGAGTAA